Proteins encoded together in one Peribacillus asahii window:
- the gerQ gene encoding spore coat protein GerQ codes for MSQNNNPNPYGMYPYGSPYLPFESPDAAYRQGEGFQQGYTPQQQMSFPQQQAPFPQQQQQQAPFPQQQQQAGPQGPLPTGQPPGGPEVPGMLPVEQSYIENILRLNKGKLATVYATFENNKEWNAKIFKGIIEAAGRDHLILSDPQSGKRYLIPMVYLDYITFDEEIEYEYPFAGGPNLASFPPR; via the coding sequence ATGTCACAAAATAATAACCCAAATCCTTATGGAATGTATCCTTATGGCAGTCCTTACCTGCCTTTTGAAAGTCCAGATGCTGCGTATAGACAAGGGGAAGGATTTCAACAAGGGTATACGCCACAGCAGCAAATGTCTTTTCCACAACAGCAGGCACCTTTTCCACAGCAACAACAGCAACAAGCACCTTTTCCACAACAACAACAACAAGCAGGTCCACAGGGTCCCTTACCAACAGGCCAGCCTCCAGGAGGACCTGAAGTCCCTGGTATGCTTCCTGTCGAACAATCTTATATTGAAAATATCCTCCGCTTAAATAAAGGAAAGCTTGCCACCGTTTATGCAACTTTTGAGAATAACAAAGAATGGAATGCAAAAATATTCAAAGGGATTATTGAAGCGGCTGGGCGTGACCATCTCATTCTTAGTGATCCACAAAGCGGAAAACGTTACTTAATTCCAATGGTATACTTAGACTACATTACATTTGATGAAGAAATTGAATATGAATATCCATTTGCAGGTGGTCCTAATTTAGCCTCCTTTCCACCGAGATAA
- a CDS encoding DUF423 domain-containing protein, with protein MKLFIILGAINGFLAVALGAFGAHGLEGKIPDKYLNTWEKAVQYQMFHAGGLLVIGLLAGKVSGSLISWSGWLMFAGIIIFSGSLYVLSVTQIKILGAITPIGGVAFLAAWVLMIIAVYKL; from the coding sequence ATGAAGCTGTTTATTATTCTAGGAGCGATTAATGGATTTCTAGCGGTCGCTTTAGGAGCATTTGGAGCACATGGCTTAGAAGGGAAAATTCCGGATAAATATTTGAACACATGGGAAAAAGCTGTTCAATATCAAATGTTTCATGCAGGTGGTTTATTAGTCATCGGTTTACTTGCTGGAAAGGTTTCGGGTTCTCTTATTAGTTGGTCTGGCTGGCTGATGTTTGCGGGGATTATTATTTTTTCAGGAAGTTTATATGTTTTATCTGTGACGCAAATTAAGATATTAGGTGCCATTACTCCAATTGGTGGAGTTGCTTTCTTGGCAGCGTGGGTTCTTATGATTATTGCGGTCTATAAATTGTAA
- a CDS encoding YwdI family protein yields MQISSKQVLEKMEELVARAKQADSEDALKGYIMAVQALCEVMVNEQPPTSSLHISQPVKQMTTMQPMQHTTTVPITERVKVEGANGSSLLDF; encoded by the coding sequence TTGCAAATCTCATCGAAGCAAGTATTAGAAAAGATGGAGGAGCTTGTTGCAAGAGCAAAGCAGGCGGACTCTGAAGACGCATTAAAAGGATACATAATGGCTGTACAAGCACTGTGTGAGGTGATGGTGAATGAGCAGCCGCCAACTTCTTCACTGCATATAAGTCAACCCGTGAAGCAGATGACGACTATGCAGCCTATGCAACATACAACAACAGTCCCTATAACAGAGCGGGTAAAGGTAGAAGGGGCTAACGGCAGTTCGTTATTGGATTTTTAA
- a CDS encoding uracil-DNA glycosylase has product MINHVLAKDWQVLLEKEFRKPYYMELEHFLEQEYEQHHVYPKAENIYQALQLTPYEEVKVVILGQDPYHGPNQAHGLSFSVQPEVKVPPSLKNIYKELHQDIGCSIPNNGYLIEWAKQGVLLLNTVLTVREGEANSHRRKGWETFTTEVIRLLNEREKPMVFILWGKPAQSKMSLIDTARHKVLTAPHPSPLSANRGFFGSKPFSKTNAYLKQWGMQEIDWQISNR; this is encoded by the coding sequence ATGATAAACCACGTGTTAGCAAAAGATTGGCAAGTTCTTTTAGAAAAGGAATTTAGAAAACCATATTATATGGAACTCGAACATTTCTTGGAGCAAGAGTATGAGCAGCATCATGTATATCCGAAGGCTGAGAACATTTACCAAGCTCTTCAATTAACTCCTTATGAAGAGGTGAAAGTTGTTATTCTCGGGCAAGACCCGTATCATGGTCCAAATCAAGCGCATGGTTTAAGCTTTTCCGTTCAACCTGAAGTGAAGGTTCCGCCATCTTTAAAGAATATCTATAAGGAGTTGCATCAAGATATAGGCTGTTCCATTCCGAATAACGGTTATCTGATTGAATGGGCTAAGCAAGGGGTGCTGCTGCTAAATACCGTTTTAACTGTACGAGAAGGAGAAGCGAATTCTCACCGTCGAAAGGGATGGGAGACATTTACGACGGAAGTTATTCGTTTGTTGAATGAACGAGAAAAGCCGATGGTGTTTATTCTATGGGGAAAACCAGCTCAAAGTAAAATGTCTCTAATTGATACAGCTCGTCATAAAGTTTTAACAGCTCCACATCCAAGTCCGCTCTCGGCTAATCGAGGATTCTTTGGGAGCAAGCCTTTTTCAAAGACAAACGCCTATTTAAAGCAATGGGGTATGCAAGAAATCGATTGGCAAATTTCAAATCGGTAA
- the pdxK gene encoding pyridoxine/pyridoxal/pyridoxamine kinase, whose amino-acid sequence MTMKKAMTVAGSDSSGGAGLQADLKTFQEFGIYGMSALTTIVTMDPKKGWAHNVFPTPVDVLEAQMETILSVGIDAMKTGMLGSVEIIELVARKIDELKLDRVVIDPVMVCKGEDEVLHPETAVALRDVLVPRATVVTPNLFEAAQLAGTAPIKTIDDMKQAAEKIHALGAKYVLIKGGNKLDHDKAIDLLFDGKEFEILESEKIETTNTHGAGCSSSAAIAAQLAEGKSVKEAIYTAKDFITEAVRHSWKMNEYVGPVNHGAYHKYGTPNKVTQ is encoded by the coding sequence ATGACTATGAAAAAAGCAATGACAGTGGCTGGATCAGACTCTAGCGGCGGTGCAGGTCTTCAAGCCGATTTAAAAACATTCCAAGAGTTCGGTATTTACGGAATGTCTGCATTAACAACGATTGTAACAATGGATCCAAAAAAAGGTTGGGCACATAACGTTTTCCCAACGCCTGTCGACGTACTAGAAGCACAAATGGAAACGATCTTGTCTGTTGGAATTGATGCAATGAAAACAGGTATGCTTGGTTCAGTAGAAATCATCGAACTTGTTGCTCGAAAAATAGACGAGCTAAAATTAGATAGAGTCGTAATTGACCCTGTTATGGTATGTAAAGGAGAAGATGAAGTACTTCATCCTGAAACGGCTGTTGCTCTTCGCGATGTGCTTGTACCACGAGCAACTGTTGTGACACCAAATCTTTTCGAAGCGGCACAACTAGCTGGCACAGCACCAATTAAAACAATTGACGACATGAAACAAGCAGCAGAAAAAATTCACGCGCTTGGTGCAAAATATGTCCTAATTAAAGGTGGAAACAAATTAGATCACGATAAAGCCATCGACCTTTTATTTGATGGCAAAGAGTTTGAAATTTTAGAATCCGAAAAAATTGAAACAACAAATACACATGGAGCTGGCTGCTCATCTTCAGCAGCAATCGCAGCTCAACTTGCAGAAGGAAAATCAGTAAAAGAAGCAATTTATACGGCAAAAGACTTCATTACTGAAGCTGTACGTCATTCTTGGAAAATGAATGAATATGTAGGTCCAGTTAATCACGGAGCTTATCATAAATATGGCACGCCAAACAAAGTAACTCAATAA
- a CDS encoding YojF family protein encodes MKSIDLKEVQAVIDSFAKQDVYLHLETTNGAYASHHNEAFFSAGAYIRNALVQYEHGKIIGEGPYRVGLKLSIGWIYAEGLTHFEVDQSGRLLLAGLDYTGKLAVALQLSYSPFE; translated from the coding sequence ATGAAATCTATTGATTTAAAAGAAGTACAAGCTGTCATTGACTCCTTTGCTAAGCAAGATGTTTATCTTCATTTAGAAACAACAAATGGAGCATATGCCAGCCATCATAATGAAGCGTTCTTCTCAGCAGGTGCCTATATTCGAAATGCCCTTGTTCAATATGAACATGGAAAAATCATTGGTGAAGGACCATACCGAGTTGGCTTAAAACTTTCTATCGGCTGGATTTACGCAGAAGGTTTAACTCATTTTGAGGTGGATCAATCAGGTAGATTATTATTAGCCGGACTTGATTATACAGGCAAGCTAGCTGTTGCCTTACAGCTTAGTTACAGCCCTTTTGAATAA
- the bshB2 gene encoding bacillithiol biosynthesis deacetylase BshB2: protein MLEKEKHILVVFPHPDDESFAVAGTLALHIQAGTPVTYMCLTLGEMGRNLGNPPFATRESLPVIRKQELLDAAKAVGIQDLRMMGLRDKTIEFEDDEKLTNMIAEAIDELHPSLVITFYPGYSVHPDHEATGRAVVRAIARMSEAERPKLHCVAFSNNCLDELGNPDIVHDIRSVQSKKLAAMKAHRSQTEALLANWEEQVANKEVEFISQLQEERMWTYKF, encoded by the coding sequence ATGTTGGAAAAGGAAAAACATATTTTAGTCGTATTCCCGCACCCTGATGACGAATCATTTGCTGTTGCCGGAACACTTGCTCTACACATTCAAGCTGGGACACCTGTTACATATATGTGTTTAACGTTAGGTGAAATGGGGCGCAACCTTGGCAACCCGCCATTTGCAACGAGAGAATCCCTTCCCGTTATTCGTAAGCAAGAGCTCCTTGATGCTGCTAAAGCCGTCGGGATTCAGGATTTACGAATGATGGGACTGCGTGATAAAACTATTGAATTCGAGGATGACGAAAAGCTAACAAACATGATTGCAGAAGCTATCGATGAACTTCATCCTTCGTTAGTTATTACGTTCTATCCAGGTTACAGCGTGCATCCTGACCATGAAGCAACAGGAAGAGCCGTTGTACGAGCTATTGCAAGAATGTCAGAAGCTGAACGTCCAAAGCTCCACTGTGTAGCTTTTTCAAACAACTGCCTAGATGAATTAGGAAATCCAGATATTGTGCATGATATCCGTTCTGTTCAAAGTAAAAAACTAGCTGCCATGAAAGCACATCGTTCTCAAACAGAGGCACTTCTAGCAAATTGGGAAGAACAAGTCGCCAACAAAGAGGTAGAATTCATTTCCCAACTTCAAGAAGAACGTATGTGGACATATAAATTTTAG
- a CDS encoding MarR family winged helix-turn-helix transcriptional regulator, whose protein sequence is MPFYNKFFHHYLQVSRFFTKKLNEHLSKIDLHQAQWSIIYYLHEFGTATLVEISTYLNVEKPTITRTVNRLEERGLIEQIPGKDKRERRIQLTDLGMHTYEEGKKIVDKFEQNIMKDIPEADREVTRRTLRSLQRNLKESSK, encoded by the coding sequence ATGCCTTTTTACAATAAGTTTTTTCATCATTATCTACAAGTATCTCGATTCTTTACGAAGAAATTAAATGAACATCTTTCTAAAATAGATTTGCATCAAGCTCAATGGTCAATTATTTATTATTTACATGAGTTTGGTACAGCAACTCTTGTTGAAATTAGCACTTATTTGAATGTGGAAAAACCAACTATAACAAGAACTGTTAATCGCTTAGAAGAGAGAGGGCTCATTGAACAAATTCCGGGAAAAGACAAGAGGGAACGCCGCATTCAGTTGACGGATCTAGGCATGCATACATATGAGGAAGGTAAAAAAATAGTCGATAAATTTGAACAAAATATTATGAAAGATATTCCTGAAGCTGATCGTGAAGTAACAAGGCGAACTTTAAGAAGCTTACAGAGAAACTTAAAGGAAAGTAGTAAATAA
- a CDS encoding MFS transporter, giving the protein MSQKPKLWTKDFIILSSTNFFIFLTFYLLMVTLTAYTIDQFHTSPSQAGLAASIFVLGAVLVRPIAGKTINRIGQKKMLIISLALFMIACMLYFFTNSLAFLFLNRIIHGMAFGIATTATATIAAGIIPAERRGEGTGYFSMSMNIAMAIGPFIGLMITQYLSYTFVFVATIIFSIAGLLATVFIRIPSMEFTEEITKKGMKWSDFFEKRAVPISISVALIGFVYSSVLSFLTSYAQEIHLVSAASFFFVMFAIFLLVSRPFTGQWFDKYGENRIIYPSILLFAIGLLILSQAHIGAMLLIAGAIIGVGYGTYQSSTQAIVAKEAPSHRIGLATSTYFLFTDLGIGVGPFLLGFVIPYIGFRGLYVTMSIAAFACIIVYYFVHGKKTSNRTGKPLHAENF; this is encoded by the coding sequence ATGAGTCAAAAACCGAAATTGTGGACGAAAGATTTCATTATCCTTTCGTCGACAAACTTTTTTATTTTTTTAACGTTTTATTTATTAATGGTTACATTGACCGCTTATACAATTGATCAATTCCATACTTCCCCGAGTCAAGCGGGGCTTGCAGCTAGTATCTTTGTACTTGGAGCCGTTCTCGTTCGTCCGATTGCCGGAAAGACAATTAATCGCATCGGTCAGAAGAAGATGTTAATCATTTCACTTGCTCTATTTATGATTGCTTGTATGCTTTATTTTTTTACAAATAGTTTAGCTTTTTTATTCTTGAACCGTATTATTCATGGAATGGCCTTTGGTATCGCGACAACGGCTACAGCAACAATTGCCGCGGGAATTATTCCAGCAGAAAGACGTGGTGAAGGAACCGGTTATTTCTCGATGAGTATGAATATCGCGATGGCTATTGGGCCTTTTATCGGGTTAATGATTACTCAATATTTAAGCTATACATTCGTATTTGTAGCTACGATTATTTTCTCAATTGCTGGATTATTGGCGACGGTGTTTATTCGTATCCCTTCAATGGAGTTTACAGAGGAAATAACGAAAAAAGGGATGAAATGGAGCGATTTCTTCGAGAAACGTGCTGTTCCTATTTCGATATCAGTGGCGTTGATCGGGTTTGTTTATTCGAGTGTTTTATCATTTTTAACAAGTTACGCACAGGAGATTCATTTAGTAAGTGCAGCTAGCTTTTTCTTTGTGATGTTTGCGATATTCTTGTTAGTATCACGTCCATTTACAGGGCAGTGGTTTGATAAATATGGAGAAAATAGAATCATTTATCCATCCATTCTATTATTTGCAATCGGATTGCTTATATTGAGTCAGGCTCATATAGGTGCGATGTTATTGATTGCTGGGGCGATTATTGGGGTTGGCTATGGAACCTATCAATCAAGTACTCAAGCGATTGTAGCGAAAGAAGCTCCGTCTCATCGAATAGGGTTAGCGACATCTACTTATTTTCTGTTTACGGATCTAGGGATTGGAGTTGGTCCATTCCTGTTAGGCTTTGTGATTCCTTATATAGGATTTCGTGGTTTATATGTAACGATGTCAATTGCTGCTTTTGCTTGTATAATTGTGTATTACTTCGTTCATGGAAAAAAAACATCGAACCGAACAGGCAAACCGTTACATGCTGAAAATTTTTAA
- a CDS encoding PRK06851 family protein yields the protein MTGKALHYFAGGNTARGYFSLYESNFAELEKVFILKGGPGMGKSTLMKKLANEWLEKGYDVEHIHCSSDPDSIDGVIFPALKIGIVDGTEPHVVEPKAPGAIEEYVNLGHAWNSQQLVAEKADILRLMKERQEAYERAYKHYAEALAVHDEWEEIYIANMDFEKLNALTGKLKTKFFGDIFLNKKADVRHRFLGAATPIGAVDYVPNLTEGLSKRYFLKGRPGSGKSTLLKKLATTAENRGFDVEIYHCGFDPNSLDMVIVRELGMAIFDSTAPHEYFPSRAGDEIIDLYKVAILPGTDEIYSDQIKDVSARYRAKMNDGTASLTEAKKLHDEIEKIYQRAIDFTIIDDIQKDMETDILDLAKGNTSKSILH from the coding sequence GTGACAGGAAAAGCATTGCATTACTTTGCCGGGGGAAATACAGCAAGAGGCTATTTCAGCTTATACGAATCTAATTTCGCTGAGTTAGAGAAGGTTTTTATTTTAAAAGGCGGCCCAGGGATGGGGAAATCAACGTTAATGAAAAAACTAGCGAATGAATGGCTAGAAAAAGGCTATGATGTAGAGCATATTCACTGTTCTTCTGATCCCGATTCGATTGATGGTGTTATTTTTCCAGCTTTAAAAATTGGGATTGTAGATGGAACAGAGCCGCATGTCGTAGAACCGAAAGCACCGGGGGCTATTGAAGAGTATGTGAACTTAGGTCATGCATGGAATTCACAGCAGTTAGTTGCGGAAAAAGCGGATATTCTTCGTTTAATGAAAGAACGGCAGGAAGCTTATGAGAGGGCTTACAAACATTATGCTGAAGCGCTGGCCGTTCATGATGAATGGGAAGAAATATATATTGCTAATATGGATTTTGAAAAGTTAAATGCATTAACAGGGAAATTAAAAACAAAGTTCTTCGGCGATATTTTCTTGAATAAAAAGGCAGATGTCCGGCATCGTTTTCTAGGAGCTGCTACACCAATTGGCGCTGTGGACTATGTTCCTAACCTAACGGAAGGTTTGTCGAAACGTTATTTCTTAAAAGGAAGACCAGGTTCGGGAAAATCGACGTTGTTGAAAAAGCTTGCCACGACGGCGGAGAATAGAGGATTTGATGTTGAAATCTATCATTGTGGATTTGATCCAAATAGTTTGGATATGGTGATTGTTCGGGAGCTTGGGATGGCGATTTTTGATAGTACAGCTCCTCATGAATATTTTCCAAGTCGTGCAGGCGATGAAATTATCGATTTATATAAGGTCGCTATTTTACCTGGAACGGACGAAATTTATAGTGATCAAATTAAAGACGTTTCAGCTAGATATCGTGCAAAGATGAATGATGGAACAGCTAGTTTAACTGAAGCCAAGAAGCTGCACGATGAGATAGAAAAGATTTATCAAAGAGCGATTGATTTTACAATTATTGATGATATTCAAAAAGATATGGAAACGGATATCCTCGATTTAGCAAAAGGAAATACAAGTAAATCGATTTTACATTAA
- the ybaK gene encoding Cys-tRNA(Pro) deacylase — MASKTNAMRLLDAKKIDYQMMGYDNQDGKIDGLSVAEKIGKSPESVFKTLVAHGAPQHVYVFVIPVGEELDLKKAAKAAGEKKIEMLHVKDLLKWTGYIRGGCSPIGMKKLYPTFVDDSAENLDTIIVSGGKIGTQIELTVENLLAATEAKVEALTK; from the coding sequence ATGGCTAGTAAAACAAATGCGATGCGTCTTCTTGATGCAAAGAAAATCGACTATCAGATGATGGGATACGACAATCAAGATGGCAAAATTGACGGCTTATCGGTTGCTGAGAAAATTGGCAAAAGCCCTGAGTCAGTGTTTAAAACGTTAGTCGCTCATGGTGCCCCACAGCATGTATATGTCTTTGTCATTCCAGTAGGAGAAGAACTAGATTTGAAAAAAGCAGCTAAAGCAGCGGGTGAGAAGAAGATTGAAATGCTTCATGTCAAAGACCTTTTAAAATGGACTGGCTATATCCGCGGTGGCTGCTCTCCGATTGGGATGAAGAAGCTATATCCAACCTTTGTGGATGATAGTGCTGAAAATCTCGATACAATCATTGTCAGCGGTGGCAAAATTGGTACGCAAATCGAACTAACTGTTGAAAATTTACTCGCTGCGACCGAGGCGAAAGTCGAAGCATTAACGAAATAG
- a CDS encoding cob(I)yrinic acid a,c-diamide adenosyltransferase → MKIYTRTGDKGQTSVIGGRLDKDDIRVESYGTVDEVNSYIGLAVTELDPAVFADVLADLEKIQHELFDCGGDLATISEKAPKKLTDEAITYLEERIDAFIVEAPALERFILPGGSKAAATIHLARTVTRRAERLVVALVKTGAAVSPLALQYLNRLSDYLFAVARVINFRLGVSDVEYARSANVFRGGKRKERETE, encoded by the coding sequence ATGAAGATTTACACACGTACAGGTGATAAAGGACAAACAAGTGTGATTGGCGGTCGTTTAGATAAAGACGATATTCGAGTGGAGTCTTATGGTACAGTTGACGAAGTGAATAGTTATATTGGGCTTGCGGTGACGGAGTTAGACCCTGCTGTTTTTGCTGATGTATTAGCAGATCTTGAAAAAATTCAACATGAGCTATTTGACTGTGGCGGCGACTTAGCAACCATTTCTGAAAAAGCACCGAAAAAATTAACGGATGAAGCGATTACATATTTAGAAGAGAGAATTGATGCATTTATCGTAGAAGCTCCAGCATTAGAGCGATTTATTTTACCAGGAGGATCAAAGGCAGCGGCAACAATTCACCTTGCTCGTACAGTGACTCGTCGTGCAGAACGATTAGTTGTTGCCCTTGTGAAAACGGGAGCTGCCGTGTCTCCTTTAGCACTTCAATATTTAAATCGCTTATCAGATTATCTATTTGCAGTTGCCCGTGTTATTAACTTCCGTTTAGGTGTGAGCGATGTAGAATATGCGCGTAGTGCGAATGTATTCCGCGGTGGAAAAAGAAAGGAACGCGAGACAGAATAA
- a CDS encoding bifunctional adenosylcobinamide kinase/adenosylcobinamide-phosphate guanylyltransferase, translating into MHFVTGGAYNGKAEWVRNYYSEEAPVQWISAYRGEALPFDFDEDFVVLQGIEMWLRNEVQQQTAAAIRMKWQEIIKRWRIWEEEKKTRCCIIIGADITKGIVPIEAYDRTWRDASGWVFQDIAAASSRVDIIWYGIAQQVK; encoded by the coding sequence ATGCACTTCGTTACGGGTGGTGCCTATAATGGAAAAGCAGAATGGGTAAGAAACTATTACTCTGAGGAGGCACCGGTGCAATGGATATCTGCTTATCGAGGTGAAGCACTTCCCTTTGATTTCGATGAAGATTTTGTTGTCTTGCAAGGAATCGAGATGTGGCTTCGAAACGAAGTACAACAGCAAACGGCAGCAGCAATTCGCATGAAATGGCAGGAAATCATCAAACGATGGCGAATATGGGAAGAGGAGAAAAAAACAAGGTGTTGTATTATCATTGGAGCGGATATTACAAAAGGGATTGTCCCCATTGAAGCGTATGATCGAACTTGGCGCGATGCTTCCGGCTGGGTTTTTCAAGATATAGCTGCTGCTTCTAGCCGTGTCGATATCATTTGGTATGGAATAGCTCAACAAGTAAAGTAG
- a CDS encoding histidine phosphatase family protein — protein sequence MVMVHSMAITLLRHGLTEANERKAYLGWTDSPLSEGGKADIQALAGCFDTYEHIISSDLPRCVTTAQLLFPTASIISDSAFREMNWGLWEGKTYEQLKEDSYYQTWLENPMKADVPEGESYPVFSERIREGWRNLNIGKVENIVIMTHGGVVRELLARYAPEEKSFWDWQIPHAGGYELFWNDKEAWRRGERCTSLRVVPIMEKQNG from the coding sequence ATGGTTATGGTTCATTCTATGGCTATTACATTACTTCGTCACGGGCTAACAGAGGCTAACGAGCGAAAGGCCTATCTCGGTTGGACAGATTCTCCTTTGAGTGAAGGCGGCAAGGCAGACATTCAGGCACTAGCCGGCTGTTTTGATACATATGAACATATCATTTCCAGCGATTTGCCTCGTTGTGTAACAACTGCACAGCTCCTATTTCCGACTGCCTCTATTATATCAGACTCCGCTTTTCGTGAAATGAATTGGGGGCTTTGGGAAGGGAAAACGTATGAACAATTGAAGGAAGATTCATACTATCAAACTTGGCTGGAAAACCCGATGAAAGCGGATGTTCCAGAGGGAGAAAGCTACCCTGTTTTTTCGGAAAGAATTAGGGAAGGTTGGCGAAATCTTAACATTGGAAAAGTAGAGAATATCGTGATTATGACACATGGCGGCGTTGTTCGTGAATTGTTAGCTCGTTATGCTCCTGAGGAAAAGTCGTTTTGGGATTGGCAAATTCCGCATGCGGGCGGTTATGAACTATTTTGGAATGATAAAGAGGCATGGAGGAGGGGAGAGCGATGCACTTCGTTACGGGTGGTGCCTATAATGGAAAAGCAGAATGGGTAA
- the cobS gene encoding adenosylcobinamide-GDP ribazoletransferase — MSAMIGFLINLQFFTVIPLKKALPMEKPFIHRAIQTFPLVGVLLGLVMGTVLYAMVEWTPFSTLSIAFVLWLLTIVLTGGLHLDGWIDTSDAFFSYQDKERRLEIMKDSRTGAFGVISVIVLLAMRFLFIYEIVDRLTIWSYFLIIIMPFLSKCVMGYLLCKMPLAKQEGLGAFFQSAARKNSLYVYWLYLLASAVIAFVLGTKLGILLMILMIATGLFLLFLKKKIVQWYGGITGDVLGASVEGVELWLWFILWLLHYFVTG, encoded by the coding sequence ATGAGTGCAATGATTGGGTTTCTGATCAACCTGCAATTTTTTACGGTTATTCCGCTGAAAAAAGCACTGCCAATGGAGAAACCATTTATCCATCGCGCAATTCAAACATTTCCTCTAGTAGGGGTGTTACTCGGCTTGGTGATGGGAACCGTTTTATATGCAATGGTTGAATGGACTCCGTTTTCAACGCTTTCAATCGCTTTTGTTCTTTGGTTATTAACGATTGTGTTAACCGGTGGTCTGCATCTTGACGGCTGGATTGATACGAGCGATGCGTTTTTTTCCTATCAGGATAAAGAACGACGTTTAGAGATTATGAAAGATTCGCGTACAGGTGCTTTCGGTGTCATTTCAGTTATTGTGCTGCTCGCTATGCGTTTCTTATTTATTTATGAGATTGTTGACCGCCTAACGATTTGGAGTTATTTTCTCATCATTATTATGCCGTTTTTAAGCAAGTGCGTGATGGGCTATTTGCTCTGTAAAATGCCGCTGGCTAAACAAGAAGGCTTAGGGGCTTTTTTTCAAAGTGCTGCCCGCAAAAATAGTCTGTACGTTTATTGGTTATATTTACTGGCAAGTGCTGTGATAGCCTTTGTATTAGGAACGAAACTCGGTATTTTATTAATGATTCTTATGATAGCAACCGGTTTATTTTTGCTATTTCTTAAGAAGAAAATTGTGCAATGGTATGGCGGAATCACTGGGGACGTATTAGGTGCATCAGTGGAAGGAGTGGAATTATGGTTATGGTTCATTCTATGGCTATTACATTACTTCGTCACGGGCTAA
- a CDS encoding bifunctional adenosylcobinamide kinase/adenosylcobinamide-phosphate guanylyltransferase, with translation MAKAALYFITGGVRSGKSRFAEQTAQEWAIEQHATLHYLACGRVFDAEMAERVNRHQEDRENSPIPWKTWEFPTDIERIVEGINQDSVVLLDCLTTLVDNELFTPQKPLEAEFLEETFIKIMKGIEEIQRHAACLIIVSNEVVQEPIFHNEFLHTYAKMLGLLHQGIVERADAAYMVEWGIPVMKKGGTRI, from the coding sequence ATGGCGAAAGCAGCACTCTACTTTATAACAGGTGGCGTCAGAAGTGGAAAGAGCCGCTTTGCCGAACAAACTGCGCAAGAATGGGCTATAGAGCAACATGCCACTCTTCACTATTTGGCATGCGGACGAGTATTTGATGCTGAAATGGCAGAGCGTGTAAATAGACATCAAGAGGATCGTGAGAACAGTCCGATTCCATGGAAAACATGGGAATTCCCTACTGATATTGAGAGAATAGTAGAGGGAATCAATCAAGATTCTGTCGTTTTATTAGATTGTTTAACAACGCTTGTGGATAATGAATTATTTACACCGCAAAAGCCGCTTGAAGCGGAGTTTTTAGAAGAGACTTTCATAAAAATTATGAAGGGTATTGAAGAAATTCAGCGTCACGCTGCTTGTTTGATTATTGTAAGCAATGAAGTGGTTCAAGAACCAATTTTCCACAACGAATTTTTGCATACATATGCGAAAATGTTAGGCTTGCTTCATCAAGGCATTGTAGAACGTGCTGATGCAGCGTACATGGTTGAATGGGGGATACCGGTCATGAAAAAAGGAGGCACACGAATATGA